A region from the Oceaniferula marina genome encodes:
- the asnB gene encoding asparagine synthase (glutamine-hydrolyzing), with amino-acid sequence MCAIFGLVTAAGDAEELLARMGQAMQHRGPDGEGEYHHGAVHLGFRRLAILDRQHGDQPMFSPDGRVRVVCNGEIYNHRELREELELLGCVFHTSCDCEVLPQAWQVWGEGMLDRLNGMFALVVDDADRDCLFIARDRCGQKPLYYSEQDGMFRFASEIRGLIASGVKGEPHPGVLEDYLRLRYVPEPLTFFKDVFTLPAGHCMRVLSDGSVSGLRRWWSVPGPERFDGTPEQAVDLLDQVTRRAVERTLLSDEPVAAYLSAGVDSSLLASYIKELGGDVRTVSIGFGAASDESDDAEAFAGFLGFSHERVLCSAGDLVELPRVVRQMERPVGDALVLAFDRLASHTASMGCKVAIGGEGADELFAGYSFHSTMLAADRLGGLGRQTAAGVLAYAPSWVLNRLARFPADIGSEGRQKVVRYLRGFDALTVEQKGVNLRSLFESDELSDLLLAERADTGAVRRQVGECDLLDDHLRYQFSDWLQDWAIIRQEKNSMAHSLEYRMPFLDHELIELAFSLPNDWKLHGRQDKWIWRQLAARKLPELVSRRQKQPFYFPLETYASSELFRGFVDDCLSEQAVKQRGYFSWGAVQGLKQSADAGGFLPLKKIMSLVILELWHREFVD; translated from the coding sequence ATGTGTGCCATCTTTGGTTTGGTAACGGCGGCTGGTGATGCCGAGGAACTCCTTGCCCGGATGGGGCAGGCGATGCAGCACCGCGGTCCTGACGGCGAAGGTGAGTATCATCATGGAGCGGTGCATTTGGGTTTCAGGCGTTTGGCGATTCTTGATCGGCAGCATGGTGATCAGCCGATGTTCAGTCCGGATGGTAGGGTTCGGGTGGTTTGTAATGGTGAAATCTACAACCATCGTGAATTGCGCGAGGAGTTGGAATTGTTGGGCTGTGTGTTTCATACCTCCTGTGATTGTGAGGTGTTACCCCAGGCATGGCAGGTTTGGGGTGAGGGGATGCTTGATCGCCTCAATGGCATGTTTGCCTTGGTTGTTGATGATGCCGATAGGGACTGTTTGTTTATTGCTCGGGATCGTTGTGGTCAAAAGCCCCTTTACTACAGTGAGCAGGATGGAATGTTTCGCTTTGCATCCGAGATTCGGGGGCTGATCGCGTCCGGTGTCAAGGGGGAGCCTCACCCCGGGGTGTTGGAGGATTACCTTCGGCTACGTTACGTGCCGGAACCCCTTACTTTTTTTAAGGATGTGTTTACGCTTCCTGCAGGTCATTGTATGCGGGTTTTATCTGACGGTTCTGTTAGTGGGCTGCGCAGGTGGTGGAGTGTTCCTGGGCCGGAACGTTTTGACGGAACACCAGAGCAAGCCGTGGATTTGTTGGATCAGGTGACGAGGCGGGCGGTGGAGCGCACCTTGTTGAGCGATGAGCCGGTGGCTGCGTATTTGAGCGCCGGAGTGGACTCATCGTTGTTAGCTTCTTATATTAAGGAGTTAGGTGGAGATGTCAGGACCGTTTCGATCGGCTTTGGTGCTGCCAGTGATGAGTCTGACGATGCAGAGGCCTTTGCCGGGTTTCTTGGGTTTTCGCATGAGCGGGTGTTGTGCTCAGCTGGTGATTTGGTCGAGCTTCCACGGGTCGTGAGGCAGATGGAACGGCCAGTGGGTGACGCCTTGGTATTGGCATTTGATCGCTTGGCGTCTCATACGGCATCGATGGGTTGTAAGGTCGCGATTGGTGGTGAAGGTGCGGATGAATTGTTTGCCGGGTATTCATTTCATTCGACGATGCTTGCCGCTGATCGGTTGGGTGGCTTGGGGCGTCAAACCGCAGCTGGGGTTTTGGCTTATGCTCCATCGTGGGTGTTGAATCGTCTCGCCCGCTTTCCCGCAGACATCGGATCGGAGGGACGGCAGAAAGTTGTGCGATACCTGCGTGGTTTCGATGCGCTTACCGTTGAGCAAAAAGGTGTAAATTTGAGATCGTTGTTTGAATCTGACGAGCTCAGTGACTTGTTGCTTGCGGAGCGCGCTGATACAGGTGCTGTTCGCCGACAGGTGGGTGAGTGTGATTTGTTGGATGATCACCTACGGTATCAATTTTCCGATTGGCTACAGGACTGGGCGATCATTCGTCAGGAGAAAAATTCGATGGCCCATTCCCTGGAGTATCGTATGCCCTTTCTTGATCATGAGCTGATAGAGTTGGCTTTTTCTTTACCGAATGATTGGAAGTTACATGGGCGTCAGGATAAGTGGATTTGGCGGCAGCTGGCGGCACGCAAGCTGCCGGAATTGGTGTCGCGGCGGCAGAAGCAGCCCTTTTATTTTCCCTTGGAAACGTATGCTTCCTCTGAGCTGTTCCGTGGCTTTGTGGATGATTGTTTGTCGGAGCAGGCAGTGAAGCAGCGTGGCTACTTTTCCTGGGGAGCCGTGCAGGGCTTAAAACAATCTGCGGATGCGGGTGGGTTTCTTCCGTTGAAAAAAATCATGTCATTGGTGATTCTTGAGTTGTGGCATCGCGAGTTCGTCGACTAG
- the trpC gene encoding indole-3-glycerol phosphate synthase TrpC, with protein MDILSEIMEQKLREVEAVLPQLEKYRAAALERNDFGGFRAALDRGPDRLGIIAEVKHASPSAGVIDPHFDPLKQARMYLDGGASCMSVLTDQNYFKGSLSDLTKISPISNIPLLRKDFIRHEVQIYEAIIAGADAILLIVAALDDEALHRLYQAARDFQLDVLVEVHDLAEMERALDLGADLIGINNRNLKTFKTDLATTERLADEAGEDVLLVSESGIKDARDCVRVLEAGANAILVGETLMRANNPAETMQQWLDLRV; from the coding sequence ATGGACATTCTCAGCGAGATTATGGAGCAGAAGCTTCGTGAGGTGGAGGCGGTTTTGCCTCAACTGGAGAAATACCGAGCCGCAGCGCTTGAACGAAACGACTTCGGAGGCTTTCGGGCTGCGCTGGACCGCGGTCCGGATCGTTTGGGGATTATTGCCGAAGTCAAACATGCATCGCCGTCGGCCGGAGTGATTGACCCCCATTTTGATCCTCTGAAACAGGCTCGGATGTATCTTGACGGCGGGGCCAGCTGTATGTCCGTCTTGACGGACCAAAACTATTTCAAAGGTTCGTTGTCGGATCTGACCAAGATTTCTCCGATTTCCAATATTCCATTGTTACGGAAGGATTTCATCCGGCACGAGGTGCAGATTTATGAAGCGATCATTGCCGGGGCGGATGCGATCCTGTTGATTGTTGCAGCTCTGGATGATGAGGCTTTGCATCGCTTGTATCAGGCGGCCCGCGATTTTCAGTTGGATGTTCTGGTTGAGGTGCACGACTTGGCGGAGATGGAGCGGGCGCTCGATTTGGGGGCGGATTTGATTGGGATTAACAATCGCAACCTGAAGACATTCAAAACCGATCTGGCAACCACGGAGCGTCTGGCGGATGAGGCTGGGGAGGATGTTCTCCTGGTGAGTGAATCCGGGATCAAGGATGCCCGGGATTGTGTTCGGGTGCTCGAAGCCGGAGCGAATGCCATTCTGGTCGGTGAAACCCTGATGCGGGCCAATAATCCGGCTGAAACCATGCAGCAGTGGCTGGACTTGAGGGTTTGA
- a CDS encoding type II toxin-antitoxin system HipA family toxin, translating into MSKQLDVYLHDSLAGQLEQDKHGRISFAYDPSWLNQPNSVPLSHSLPLRAERYQGKECQGFFAGVLPEEQNREIIASILGISARNDFALLEQIGGECAGAVTFIPAGLTLPVSKPEYRLLGEAELAEILRELPHRPLMAGSKDIRLSLAGAQNKLAVYVENGKISLPLHNAPSTHILKPASLGGARFEGLVQNEAFCMELAAMAGLPTAKVSIGQCEDIEYLLAERYDRHTDQGGQLIRLHQEDCCQALGLPPHMKYQNEGGPSLAQCFDLVREVSSTPAPDILNLLDAVTFNFLIGNNDAHGKNFSFLYESKSGRHTARLAPLYDLVSTSHYPELSPNMAMKIGSRYASHQLRLRHWQTLWQAAKVSENAAQKRTLRFAEKLSKLLAAQVVDDPIQQEISKATVAKARRLVSSLS; encoded by the coding sequence ATGAGCAAACAACTTGATGTTTACCTTCATGACTCGCTTGCGGGTCAGCTAGAACAGGACAAGCATGGGAGGATTTCCTTTGCCTATGACCCGTCATGGCTGAACCAACCGAACAGCGTGCCGCTTTCCCACTCCCTGCCACTTCGGGCAGAGCGTTATCAGGGAAAGGAATGTCAGGGCTTTTTTGCCGGAGTGTTACCTGAAGAGCAAAATCGTGAGATTATCGCTTCCATTTTAGGCATCAGTGCCCGCAACGATTTTGCTCTACTGGAGCAAATCGGTGGAGAGTGCGCTGGAGCCGTGACTTTTATTCCTGCCGGATTGACCTTGCCAGTGAGCAAGCCCGAATACCGTCTCCTTGGTGAAGCGGAGCTTGCCGAAATCCTCCGAGAGTTACCTCATCGGCCCCTGATGGCGGGAAGCAAGGATATCAGGCTTTCCCTTGCCGGAGCGCAAAACAAACTCGCCGTCTATGTCGAGAATGGGAAAATTTCCCTTCCTCTTCATAATGCTCCCAGCACCCATATTTTGAAGCCAGCCAGTCTAGGGGGGGCGAGATTCGAAGGCTTGGTGCAAAATGAGGCATTTTGCATGGAGCTTGCCGCCATGGCGGGCCTGCCCACTGCCAAGGTTTCTATCGGTCAGTGTGAGGATATTGAATATTTATTGGCGGAGCGATACGACCGCCACACAGATCAAGGAGGCCAACTGATCCGATTACATCAGGAGGATTGCTGTCAGGCCCTTGGACTGCCTCCTCACATGAAATATCAAAATGAGGGAGGCCCGTCACTGGCACAATGTTTCGATTTGGTCAGGGAGGTTTCCAGCACTCCCGCACCGGATATTTTGAATCTGCTCGATGCCGTGACCTTTAATTTCCTGATCGGTAATAACGATGCCCACGGTAAGAATTTCTCTTTTCTTTATGAGTCAAAATCCGGGCGGCATACCGCCCGTTTGGCCCCTTTGTATGATCTGGTATCGACCAGCCATTACCCTGAATTATCACCCAATATGGCGATGAAAATCGGCAGCAGATATGCATCGCATCAGCTTAGGCTACGACACTGGCAAACTTTGTGGCAAGCGGCCAAAGTTTCCGAAAATGCAGCTCAAAAACGCACGCTCCGTTTTGCCGAGAAACTGAGCAAGCTACTCGCCGCTCAAGTGGTCGATGACCCGATACAACAGGAGATCTCCAAGGCTACGGTAGCTAAGGCCAGGCGTCTTGTTTCATCACTTTCCTGA
- a CDS encoding helix-turn-helix transcriptional regulator, with protein sequence MKPEDIGQVIRKTRKALKLTQSDLALASGTATRFISDLENGKPSCHLGKTLSVLSALGIHIDLTLPTESH encoded by the coding sequence ATGAAACCTGAAGATATCGGCCAAGTGATTCGGAAAACCCGGAAAGCTCTTAAACTTACTCAGTCTGACCTCGCCCTGGCATCGGGCACGGCAACACGATTTATTTCTGATCTAGAGAATGGCAAGCCTAGTTGTCACCTTGGAAAAACCCTATCGGTTTTGAGCGCACTGGGCATTCACATTGATCTTACACTTCCCACGGAAAGCCACTAA
- a CDS encoding DUF4886 domain-containing protein, with translation MTLTAKGQAVNTPDAEGRVLHQALVDRVKKAKPFRVLFVGNSYSFKIPKQFAKIAEAEGRNVEVSQVTKGGWTMKRHAKSEETLGRIGKGNWDVVVLQEQSQIPSFEEQQRKKLMDPAVKSLVKAIRDADAIPVLFLTWGRKDGDKANAKMFPSDSYQAMQQRLQHGYRQAAKAGGGVWVVPVGEVWSRVRKAGDDVGLYAKDGSHPAAAGNFLGACVFYSAFYDQEVKQTQSKVPKAKALKQAAASVRLSAAGDK, from the coding sequence GTGACGCTGACAGCGAAGGGGCAGGCGGTTAACACTCCCGATGCCGAGGGGCGGGTTTTACACCAGGCTCTGGTGGATCGGGTTAAAAAAGCAAAGCCATTCCGGGTTTTGTTTGTCGGAAACAGTTACAGTTTTAAAATTCCCAAGCAGTTTGCAAAAATTGCCGAAGCTGAGGGTCGGAATGTGGAGGTGAGTCAAGTGACCAAAGGTGGCTGGACGATGAAAAGACATGCCAAATCAGAAGAGACCTTGGGCCGGATTGGCAAGGGGAACTGGGATGTGGTGGTGCTACAGGAGCAGAGCCAAATCCCTTCTTTCGAAGAACAGCAGAGGAAAAAGCTGATGGACCCGGCTGTAAAGTCTCTGGTGAAAGCGATCCGTGATGCGGATGCGATTCCGGTCCTGTTTTTGACATGGGGGCGGAAGGATGGTGATAAGGCCAATGCCAAGATGTTTCCCAGTGATAGCTATCAGGCGATGCAGCAACGATTGCAGCATGGCTATCGGCAGGCTGCCAAAGCCGGTGGAGGCGTGTGGGTGGTTCCGGTCGGGGAGGTCTGGTCCCGGGTGCGGAAGGCGGGGGATGACGTTGGTTTGTATGCCAAGGATGGGAGCCATCCGGCCGCCGCTGGCAACTTTCTAGGCGCCTGTGTGTTTTATAGTGCTTTTTATGACCAAGAAGTCAAACAGACGCAATCCAAGGTTCCCAAGGCGAAGGCGTTGAAGCAGGCGGCAGCTTCGGTTCGATTGAGCGCTGCAGGTGATAAGTAG